One genomic segment of Bacteroides caccae includes these proteins:
- a CDS encoding tetratricopeptide repeat protein, whose protein sequence is MKRVLFSMVLLMAVSFSFAQMKNVKEAKSIANDVKPNFKQAEQLIEEAMKNPETKDLADTWDVAGFIQKRINEEQMKNAFLKKPYDTLKVYNSILKMYEYYNKCDDLAQVPNEKGKIKNKYRKANASSMLAERPNLINGGIQYFNLDKNKEALKFFATYVESASYPMLADKELAKNDTLLPQIAYYATLAADRVGDKDAIIKYAPSALSDKDGGKFAMQLMADAYKAKGDTAAWIKSLEEGILKFPGNDYFFANLVDYYNTSNQASKAMEFADKMLTNDPNNKLYLYVKAYLYHNMKEYDNAIEYYKKAIAADPEYAEAYSNVGLVYLMKAQDYADKATTDINDPKYAEAQAAVKKFYEEAKPFYEKARALKPDQKDLWLQGLYRVYYNLNMGPEFEEIDKMMK, encoded by the coding sequence ATGAAAAGAGTATTATTTTCGATGGTTTTATTGATGGCTGTTAGCTTCTCATTTGCTCAGATGAAGAATGTAAAAGAAGCAAAAAGCATTGCCAATGATGTGAAACCTAATTTTAAGCAAGCTGAACAGCTGATTGAAGAGGCTATGAAGAATCCTGAAACTAAGGATCTTGCTGACACATGGGACGTTGCTGGATTTATTCAGAAGCGTATCAACGAAGAGCAAATGAAAAATGCTTTTCTGAAAAAACCGTACGATACATTAAAAGTATACAACAGTATTTTGAAGATGTATGAGTACTATAATAAATGCGACGATTTGGCTCAGGTACCTAATGAAAAAGGTAAGATTAAAAACAAATATCGTAAAGCAAATGCTTCTAGTATGTTGGCTGAACGCCCTAATTTGATTAATGGTGGTATCCAATATTTCAATTTGGATAAGAATAAGGAAGCATTAAAATTTTTCGCTACTTATGTAGAATCAGCTTCTTATCCGATGTTGGCTGATAAAGAGTTAGCTAAAAATGATACACTTCTTCCTCAAATTGCATATTATGCAACATTAGCGGCTGATAGAGTAGGCGATAAAGATGCTATTATCAAGTACGCTCCTTCAGCATTGTCTGATAAAGATGGAGGTAAGTTTGCTATGCAGTTAATGGCAGATGCTTATAAAGCTAAAGGTGATACTGCTGCATGGATTAAATCTTTGGAAGAAGGTATTCTTAAGTTTCCAGGAAATGATTATTTCTTTGCAAATCTAGTTGATTATTATAATACTTCTAATCAAGCTTCTAAAGCAATGGAATTTGCTGATAAGATGTTAACTAATGATCCTAATAATAAGTTATATTTATATGTGAAGGCATATCTTTATCATAATATGAAAGAGTATGATAATGCAATCGAATACTACAAAAAAGCTATTGCTGCTGATCCGGAATATGCAGAAGCTTATTCTAATGTAGGTTTAGTGTATCTGATGAAAGCACAAGATTATGCAGATAAAGCAACAACAGATATCAATGATCCTAAGTATGCTGAAGCTCAAGCGGCAGTGAAGAAATTCTATGAAGAAGCAAAGCCCTTCTATGAAAAAGCTAGAGCTTTAAAACCTGACCAGAAAGATTTATGGTTGCAAGGTCTTTACCGTGTATACTATAATTTGAATATGGGTCCGGAATTCGAAGAAATTGATAAGATGATGAAATAA
- the gyrA gene encoding DNA gyrase subunit A, which yields MLEQDRIIKINIEEEMKSSYIDYSMSVIVSRALPDVRDGFKPVHRRILYGMMELGNTSDKPYKKSARIVGEVLGKYHPHGDSSVYFAMVRMAQEWAMRYPLVDGQGNFGSVDGDSPAAMRYTEARLNKLGEAMMDDLYKETVDFEPNFDNTLVEPKVMPTRIPNLLVNGASGIAVGMATNMPPHNLVEVIEACDAYIDNPEITVEELMNFVKAPDFPTGGYIYGVSGVREAYLTGRGRVIMRAKAEIEIGQTHDKIVITEIPYNVNKAELIKYIADLVNDKRIEGISNANDESDREGMRIVIDVKRDANASVVLNKLYKMTALQTSFGVNNVALVHGRPKTLNLRDLIKYFIEHRHEVVIRRTEFDLRKARERAHILEGLIIASDNIDEVIRIIRAAKTPNDAIAGLIERFNLTEIQSRAIVEMRLRQLTGLMQDQLHAEYEEIMKQIAYLESILADDEVCRKVMKDELLEVKAKYGDERRSEIVYSSEEFNPEDFYADDQMIITISHMGYIKRTPLTEFRAQNRGGVGSKGTETRDEDFVEHIYPATMHNTMMFFTQKGKCYWLKVYEIPEGTKNSKGRAIQNLLNIDSDDNVTAYLRVKNLDDSEFINNHYVLFCTKKGVIKKTLLEQYSRPRQNGVNAITIREDDSVIEVRMTNGNNEIIIANRNGRAIRFHEAAVRVMGRTATGVRGITLDNDGQDEVVGMICIKDLETESVMVVSEQGYGKRSEIEDYRKTNRGGKGVKTMNITEKTGKLVTIKSVTDENDLMIINKSGITIRLKVADVRIMGRATQGVRLINLEKRNDQIGSVCKVMTESLEDEIPAEEKEGTIISDPNADTPNAEDVTDVNESNNDIEE from the coding sequence ATGCTTGAACAAGACAGAATTATAAAGATTAACATCGAGGAGGAAATGAAGTCATCGTACATTGACTACTCCATGTCGGTCATTGTTTCACGTGCCCTTCCGGATGTTAGAGATGGATTTAAGCCCGTTCACCGTAGAATTCTATACGGAATGATGGAACTGGGTAATACTTCAGATAAACCTTATAAAAAATCAGCCAGAATCGTGGGTGAGGTACTGGGTAAGTATCACCCTCATGGAGATTCTTCTGTTTATTTTGCAATGGTGCGTATGGCTCAGGAATGGGCAATGCGTTATCCCTTGGTAGATGGACAAGGTAACTTTGGTTCTGTGGATGGTGATAGCCCTGCTGCTATGCGTTATACAGAAGCACGTCTTAATAAGTTGGGTGAAGCAATGATGGATGACCTGTACAAGGAAACCGTTGATTTTGAGCCTAACTTTGATAATACGTTGGTAGAACCCAAAGTAATGCCGACGCGTATCCCAAATCTTCTTGTGAATGGAGCATCTGGTATTGCAGTAGGAATGGCTACTAATATGCCCCCGCACAACCTTGTGGAAGTAATTGAGGCATGTGACGCATATATCGATAATCCGGAGATTACTGTAGAAGAGTTGATGAACTTTGTTAAAGCGCCGGATTTCCCTACAGGTGGGTATATATATGGTGTAAGTGGGGTACGTGAAGCATATCTGACAGGTCGTGGACGTGTGATCATGCGTGCTAAAGCTGAAATTGAAATAGGACAGACACATGACAAAATCGTAATCACTGAGATTCCTTATAATGTAAACAAGGCAGAATTGATTAAGTATATAGCTGATCTTGTTAATGATAAAAGAATAGAAGGAATTTCGAATGCCAACGATGAGTCTGACCGTGAAGGTATGCGTATTGTTATCGATGTGAAACGTGATGCAAATGCTAGCGTAGTGCTGAATAAGCTCTATAAAATGACTGCTTTACAGACATCTTTTGGTGTAAACAATGTTGCATTGGTTCATGGGCGTCCTAAAACATTAAATTTAAGAGACCTAATTAAATATTTCATAGAGCATCGTCATGAGGTTGTTATTCGTCGTACTGAATTCGATCTTCGCAAGGCGAGAGAACGTGCACATATTCTTGAAGGCTTAATTATTGCTTCTGATAATATTGATGAAGTAATCCGTATTATTCGTGCTGCTAAAACTCCTAATGATGCCATTGCTGGCTTAATAGAACGATTCAACCTGACAGAAATTCAGTCCCGTGCAATTGTAGAAATGCGTTTGCGTCAGTTGACAGGTCTTATGCAAGATCAACTTCATGCAGAGTACGAAGAAATAATGAAGCAAATCGCTTATTTGGAAAGTATTTTGGCTGATGATGAAGTATGCCGCAAGGTAATGAAAGATGAATTGTTAGAGGTTAAAGCCAAGTATGGTGATGAACGTCGTTCTGAGATAGTTTATTCTTCAGAAGAATTTAACCCGGAAGACTTCTATGCTGATGATCAGATGATTATTACAATTTCTCATATGGGTTATATCAAACGTACCCCATTAACCGAATTCCGTGCACAAAATCGTGGTGGAGTAGGTTCAAAGGGGACAGAAACTCGTGATGAAGACTTTGTTGAGCACATTTATCCGGCTACAATGCATAACACTATGATGTTCTTTACACAAAAAGGTAAGTGTTACTGGCTGAAAGTATACGAGATACCTGAAGGTACAAAGAATTCCAAAGGACGCGCTATTCAGAATTTGCTAAATATCGATTCAGATGATAATGTAACTGCATACTTGCGTGTGAAGAACTTAGATGATTCAGAATTTATCAATAATCATTATGTATTGTTCTGTACCAAGAAAGGTGTAATCAAAAAGACGTTACTTGAGCAATATTCTCGTCCTCGTCAGAATGGTGTAAATGCTATTACTATTCGTGAAGATGACAGCGTAATCGAAGTTCGTATGACAAACGGTAACAATGAGATCATTATTGCTAATCGTAACGGACGTGCTATTCGCTTCCATGAAGCTGCTGTGCGTGTAATGGGACGTACTGCAACAGGTGTACGTGGCATAACATTGGATAATGATGGACAGGATGAAGTAGTTGGAATGATTTGTATCAAAGATTTGGAAACAGAATCTGTAATGGTTGTTTCTGAACAGGGATATGGTAAACGTTCTGAAATAGAAGATTATCGTAAAACCAATCGTGGAGGTAAAGGTGTAAAAACTATGAATATTACCGAAAAGACTGGTAAACTGGTAACAATCAAATCTGTAACTGATGAAAATGACTTGATGATTATCAATAAATCTGGTATCACAATCCGTCTAAAAGTAGCAGATGTCCGTATTATGGGACGTGCAACTCAAGGTGTCCGTCTGATTAATCTTGAGAAACGTAACGACCAAATAGGCTCGGTATGTAAAGTAATGACAGAAAGTCTTGAAGATGAAATTCCTGCTGAGGAAAAAGAAGGAACAATTATAAGTGATCCTAATGCAGATACACCGAATGCTGAAGACGTCACGGACGTAAATGAAAGTAATAACGATATTGAAGAATAG
- a CDS encoding universal stress protein: protein MEDKLVTLAILTYTKAQILKNVLENEGIETYIHNVNQIQPVVSSGVRLRIKESDLPHALKITESSAWLSESIVGEKETKKGEKSNKILIPVDFSSYSMKACEFAFNLAKTENAEIILLHVYFTPIYASSLPYGDVFNYQIGDEESVKTIIHKVHSDLKALSDKIKDKVESGEFPDVKYSCILREGIPEEEILRYAKEQRPKLIIMGTRGKNQKDIDLIGSVTAEVIDRNRTAVLAIPENTPFKQFSEVKQIAFITNFDQRDLIAFDAFFNSWKSFHFSVSLIHLAESKDTWNEIKLVGIKEYFHKQYPGLEIHYDVVMSDNLLKGLEQYIKDNQIDIIALTSYKRNIFARLFNPSIARKMIFHSDTPLLVMNG, encoded by the coding sequence ATGGAAGACAAATTAGTAACTCTAGCAATTCTGACATATACCAAAGCTCAGATTCTAAAAAATGTACTTGAAAATGAAGGTATTGAGACATACATTCATAATGTGAACCAAATACAGCCTGTTGTATCCTCTGGAGTACGCTTACGAATTAAGGAAAGCGATCTACCGCATGCACTGAAAATCACAGAAAGCTCTGCTTGGCTATCGGAAAGTATAGTAGGAGAGAAGGAAACAAAAAAAGGAGAAAAATCAAATAAGATTTTAATTCCGGTCGATTTCTCTAGTTATTCGATGAAAGCATGTGAATTTGCCTTCAACCTAGCTAAAACAGAGAACGCAGAGATTATTTTGTTGCATGTATATTTTACACCTATATATGCATCGTCATTGCCATACGGAGATGTATTCAACTATCAAATTGGAGATGAAGAATCTGTAAAAACAATTATTCACAAAGTTCATTCTGATCTCAAAGCTTTATCTGATAAAATAAAAGATAAAGTTGAATCGGGGGAATTTCCAGATGTCAAATATAGCTGTATTTTACGTGAAGGCATTCCAGAAGAAGAAATATTGAGATACGCTAAAGAGCAACGTCCTAAACTCATCATTATGGGGACACGAGGAAAAAATCAAAAAGATATAGATCTGATTGGCAGTGTAACTGCTGAGGTTATTGACCGAAATCGTACAGCCGTATTAGCTATTCCGGAGAATACACCATTCAAACAATTCAGTGAGGTAAAACAGATCGCTTTTATAACTAATTTCGATCAAAGAGATTTAATAGCTTTTGATGCATTTTTCAATAGTTGGAAGTCATTTCATTTTTCAGTATCTTTGATACATCTTGCTGAATCAAAAGATACGTGGAATGAAATAAAACTTGTTGGCATAAAAGAATATTTTCACAAGCAATACCCAGGGCTTGAAATCCATTATGATGTCGTAATGAGTGATAATCTACTAAAAGGACTTGAACAATATATCAAAGATAATCAAATAGATATAATCGCATTGACTTCATACAAAAGAAATATATTCGCTCGATTATTCAATCCAAGTATTGCTCGTAAGATGATTTTTCATTCAGATACGCCGTTACTTGTTATGAACGGATGA